Proteins encoded within one genomic window of Pongo pygmaeus isolate AG05252 chromosome 4, NHGRI_mPonPyg2-v2.0_pri, whole genome shotgun sequence:
- the LOC129036385 gene encoding cytochrome b-c1 complex subunit 8 — translation MGREFGNLTRMRHVISYSLSPFEQRAHPHVFTKGIPNVLRRFRESFFRVVPQFVVFYLIYTWGTEEFERSKRKNPAAYENDK, via the exons ATGGGCCGCGAGTTTGGGAATCTGACGCGGATGCGGCATGTGATCAGCTACAGCTTGTCACCTTTCGAGCAGCGCGCCCATCCGCACGTCTTCACTAAAGGAATCCCCAACGTTCTGCGCCGCTTTCGGGAGTCTTTCTTTCGCGTGGTGCCGC agttcGTAGTGTTTTATCTTATCTACACATGGGGGACTGAAGAATTCGAGAGATCCAAGAGGAAGAATCCAGCTGCCTATGAAAATGACAAATGA